From Numida meleagris isolate 19003 breed g44 Domestic line chromosome 4, NumMel1.0, whole genome shotgun sequence, the proteins below share one genomic window:
- the REEP1 gene encoding receptor expression-enhancing protein 1 isoform X4 encodes MVSWIISRLVVLIFGTLYPAYYSYKAVKSKDIKEYVKWMMYWIIFALFTTAETFTDIFLCWFPFYYELKIAFVAWLLSPYTKGSSLLYRKFVHPTLSSKEKEIDDCLVQAKDRSYDALVHFGKRGLNVAATAAVMAASKGQGALSERLRSFSMQDLSTIRGDSSSTVPPSVTVRTSSKQSQPKTSRSASEGTGSSVCTCCSVCRLLRDVSDKYEKPREANCEMKDSVFSDDEENDLLDCASINKRPKKKDQPLEAPPRTLRPRIRKKSTSSSATETM; translated from the exons gcTTATATTTGGCACTCTTTACCCAGCATATTATTCTTACAAAGCCGTGAAATCAAAGGACATCAAAGAATAT GTCAAATGGATGATGTACTGGATAATATTTGCGCTCTTCACGACAGCAGAGACGTTCACGGATATCTTTCTTTGTTG GTTTCCATTCTACTATGAACTCAAAATAGCTTTTGTAGCTTGGCTGCTGTCTCCATACACAAAAGGCTCCAGCCTCCTGTACAGGAAGTTCGTTCACCCAACACTGTCTTCAAAAGAAAAG gagaTCGATGACTGCCTCGTCCAGGCAAAAGACCGGAGCTACGATGCCCTTGTGCACTTCGGGAAGCGGGGCCTGAACGTCGCAGCCACGGCAGCTGTCATGGCAGCTTCCAAG GGACAGGGGGCCCTGTCTGAGAGACTAAGGAGCTTTAGCATGCAGGATCTCTCAACAATTcgtggtgacagcagcagcactgttccTCCTTCGGTCACTGTACGAACAAGTAGCAAACAGAGCCAGCCAAAAACATCCAGAAGTGCATCGGAAGGCACCGGCAGCTCAG TGTGCACATGTTGCTCGGTGTGCCGACTCCTCAGAG ATGTGAGCGATAAATATGAAAAGCCACGTGAGGCaaactgtgaaatgaaagaCTCTGTGTTCTCAGATGATGAAGAGAATGATTTATTGGATTGTGCATCCATCAACAAAAGGCCTAAAAAGAAGGATCAACCCCTTGAG gCACCGCCTAGGACCCTTAGACCTCGCATCAGGAAGAAAAGTACCTCGTCCTCTGCCACTGAAACAATGTGA
- the REEP1 gene encoding receptor expression-enhancing protein 1 isoform X2 has product MVSWIISRLVVLIFGTLYPAYYSYKAVKSKDIKEYVKWMMYWIIFALFTTAETFTDIFLCWFPFYYELKIAFVAWLLSPYTKGSSLLYRKFVHPTLSSKEKEIDDCLVQAKDRSYDALVHFGKRGLNVAATAAVMAASKGQGALSERLRSFSMQDLSTIRGDSSSTVPPSVTVRTSSKQSQPKTSRSASEGTGSSVCTCCSVCRLLRGTA; this is encoded by the exons gcTTATATTTGGCACTCTTTACCCAGCATATTATTCTTACAAAGCCGTGAAATCAAAGGACATCAAAGAATAT GTCAAATGGATGATGTACTGGATAATATTTGCGCTCTTCACGACAGCAGAGACGTTCACGGATATCTTTCTTTGTTG GTTTCCATTCTACTATGAACTCAAAATAGCTTTTGTAGCTTGGCTGCTGTCTCCATACACAAAAGGCTCCAGCCTCCTGTACAGGAAGTTCGTTCACCCAACACTGTCTTCAAAAGAAAAG gagaTCGATGACTGCCTCGTCCAGGCAAAAGACCGGAGCTACGATGCCCTTGTGCACTTCGGGAAGCGGGGCCTGAACGTCGCAGCCACGGCAGCTGTCATGGCAGCTTCCAAG GGACAGGGGGCCCTGTCTGAGAGACTAAGGAGCTTTAGCATGCAGGATCTCTCAACAATTcgtggtgacagcagcagcactgttccTCCTTCGGTCACTGTACGAACAAGTAGCAAACAGAGCCAGCCAAAAACATCCAGAAGTGCATCGGAAGGCACCGGCAGCTCAG TGTGCACATGTTGCTCGGTGTGCCGACTCCTCAGAG gCACCGCCTAG
- the REEP1 gene encoding receptor expression-enhancing protein 1 isoform X3: protein MVSWIISRLVVLIFGTLYPAYYSYKAVKSKDIKEYVKWMMYWIIFALFTTAETFTDIFLCWFPFYYELKIAFVAWLLSPYTKGSSLLYRKFVHPTLSSKEKEIDDCLVQAKDRSYDALVHFGKRGLNVAATAAVMAASKGQGALSERLRSFSMQDLSTIRGDSSSTVPPSVTVRTSSKQSQPKTSRSASEGTGSSGTA from the exons gcTTATATTTGGCACTCTTTACCCAGCATATTATTCTTACAAAGCCGTGAAATCAAAGGACATCAAAGAATAT GTCAAATGGATGATGTACTGGATAATATTTGCGCTCTTCACGACAGCAGAGACGTTCACGGATATCTTTCTTTGTTG GTTTCCATTCTACTATGAACTCAAAATAGCTTTTGTAGCTTGGCTGCTGTCTCCATACACAAAAGGCTCCAGCCTCCTGTACAGGAAGTTCGTTCACCCAACACTGTCTTCAAAAGAAAAG gagaTCGATGACTGCCTCGTCCAGGCAAAAGACCGGAGCTACGATGCCCTTGTGCACTTCGGGAAGCGGGGCCTGAACGTCGCAGCCACGGCAGCTGTCATGGCAGCTTCCAAG GGACAGGGGGCCCTGTCTGAGAGACTAAGGAGCTTTAGCATGCAGGATCTCTCAACAATTcgtggtgacagcagcagcactgttccTCCTTCGGTCACTGTACGAACAAGTAGCAAACAGAGCCAGCCAAAAACATCCAGAAGTGCATCGGAAGGCACCGGCAGCTCAG gCACCGCCTAG
- the REEP1 gene encoding receptor expression-enhancing protein 1 isoform X1: MVSWIISRLVVLIFGTLYPAYYSYKAVKSKDIKEYVKWMMYWIIFALFTTAETFTDIFLCWFPFYYELKIAFVAWLLSPYTKGSSLLYRKFVHPTLSSKEKEIDDCLVQAKDRSYDALVHFGKRGLNVAATAAVMAASKGQGALSERLRSFSMQDLSTIRGDSSSTVPPSVTVRTSSKQSQPKTSRSASEGTGSSVCTCCSVCRLLRGKRS; this comes from the exons gcTTATATTTGGCACTCTTTACCCAGCATATTATTCTTACAAAGCCGTGAAATCAAAGGACATCAAAGAATAT GTCAAATGGATGATGTACTGGATAATATTTGCGCTCTTCACGACAGCAGAGACGTTCACGGATATCTTTCTTTGTTG GTTTCCATTCTACTATGAACTCAAAATAGCTTTTGTAGCTTGGCTGCTGTCTCCATACACAAAAGGCTCCAGCCTCCTGTACAGGAAGTTCGTTCACCCAACACTGTCTTCAAAAGAAAAG gagaTCGATGACTGCCTCGTCCAGGCAAAAGACCGGAGCTACGATGCCCTTGTGCACTTCGGGAAGCGGGGCCTGAACGTCGCAGCCACGGCAGCTGTCATGGCAGCTTCCAAG GGACAGGGGGCCCTGTCTGAGAGACTAAGGAGCTTTAGCATGCAGGATCTCTCAACAATTcgtggtgacagcagcagcactgttccTCCTTCGGTCACTGTACGAACAAGTAGCAAACAGAGCCAGCCAAAAACATCCAGAAGTGCATCGGAAGGCACCGGCAGCTCAG TGTGCACATGTTGCTCGGTGTGCCGACTCCTCAGAG GGAAAAGAAGCTGA